The following are encoded together in the Terriglobia bacterium genome:
- a CDS encoding RNA polymerase sigma factor produces MLERWQRDGNAADAHVLVQRHYSRMLNLFYRLTGTRSQAEELTQDLFLRLTEQVARGRAIQQLGAWLNATALNLWRDRIRRELRARAKGITYSGGDEEIQNLMVSASPVNLEAEVHASLEQQAVRDAVLRLAPKHREVVVLHHYQGLQYEEIARALGIPVGTVRSRLHYAVDELRARLFPVQEGSHQ; encoded by the coding sequence TTGCTCGAACGGTGGCAGCGAGACGGAAATGCCGCGGACGCTCATGTCCTGGTTCAGCGGCACTATTCACGCATGCTTAATTTGTTTTATCGCCTGACCGGTACCCGCTCCCAAGCCGAGGAGTTGACCCAGGATCTATTCCTGCGCCTGACGGAACAAGTGGCACGCGGGCGCGCAATCCAACAGCTCGGGGCCTGGCTCAATGCGACGGCGCTCAATCTCTGGCGCGATCGCATCCGGCGCGAGCTGCGCGCCCGCGCCAAGGGAATTACATACTCCGGTGGAGACGAAGAGATCCAGAACCTCATGGTATCGGCGTCCCCCGTGAACCTGGAAGCAGAGGTCCACGCTTCCCTGGAGCAGCAGGCGGTACGCGATGCGGTGCTTCGTCTGGCGCCTAAACACAGAGAGGTAGTCGTGCTGCATCACTACCAAGGACTTCAATACGAAGAAATCGCGCGCGCGCTGGGTATCCCGGTCGGCACCGTGCGCTCCCGGCTTCACTATGCCGTCGATGAGCTTCGTGCCCGCCTGTTTCCGGTGCAGGAAGGAAGCCACCAATGA
- a CDS encoding PepSY domain-containing protein — MATKHYLKVAAALALALLWCGAAPRAGAQVEKPKAAPPPPEWQGSFHSSVQVPPAENNPDKLQAAAKVNAEEIKNAAIKVHPGWKIRYIQLKNVKGNLIYEVEFKDEKEFFFDAGTGELMNNPAKKKK, encoded by the coding sequence ATGGCAACAAAACACTATCTGAAGGTTGCCGCTGCCCTGGCGCTTGCCCTGCTATGGTGCGGAGCGGCACCCAGGGCCGGCGCGCAGGTGGAGAAACCAAAGGCTGCTCCTCCACCGCCGGAATGGCAAGGTTCCTTCCACTCCAGTGTCCAGGTTCCGCCAGCGGAAAACAACCCCGATAAACTCCAGGCTGCGGCCAAGGTCAATGCCGAGGAGATCAAGAATGCCGCGATCAAGGTGCACCCGGGATGGAAGATCAGATACATCCAACTCAAGAACGTCAAAGGCAACTTGATCTATGAGGTCGAATTCAAGGACGAGAAAGAGTTCTTCTTCGATGCCGGCACCGGGGAGCTCATGAATAACCCGGCAAAAAAGAAGAAGTAA
- a CDS encoding TonB-dependent receptor: protein MDAPPRLMSGGSDEIARKTAKEVNMRMIGRGLLEMGLTSFVVLLLAVAVGAQNSRIGGAINGTVSDVSGARIVGAEVELRGGDTNQVRNLVTNEKGVFFAPDLRIGTYEVRCTHEGFAPYVHVGVVLDLGATATLDIVLRPASAISQVTVSEQPPMVGASQTSVSYNMDYEGVEETPLRTRDYLDFTLLSAGVSSSNESRLTVAHTPLGDSGFTFGGLRARSNTLSIDGLDNNDEYAGASRTALSIEVVSEFQVVNNGMSAEFGGAAGGAINIVSKSGTNFVHGDVFMFAQNGVFNAAPFVGSIKPDSGRYRGGMSVGGPIVKDRTFFSTAFELESSNIQMNNTVDPTLAASLNTLLKTGAFPRLPVRNINPGYVPTSGGETEASGKVDHLINAHNSLWLRYAFRNRREASNSFNAGGLADPSSWGSSFVADHDVAGSLVSTLGTRSVSDLRFQLSTRRAVLRTATVTGPEIDLAGLVQFGRTYEGNGDRRENHYQGSYSFSTTRGQHLLKVGATINRVSLQATVPDGFGGVYLFDTLNDFFAGRPDSFRQAFGNPRFDIAVTSVGTFVQDHLALSHGFTADFGVRYDFEHLPQSFNQSTHNFSPRIGVAYSPVPHWVFRAGYGIFFDRYVLAYLGRAIDKDGRTAYDQVAYGNVAANLFQGASGGSLLGPAAGIAPSIFRADPHMPTSYSQQSSLGVQHEISKYASVDANYLFIRGVKLSRTRNVNLLPPVQLTLLNAASLGIPNPTPQQIGQLVFPTGRLDPSLNNIYQLEDAAGSTYHGLTVSFNRKLTELNFSASYTFSKTLDDASDFDEQPQNPFATRAEKAPSRNYQEHRFTLSALWEAPSEAKGWVKVLKHVAVAPILTIGSGRPVDALTGLDSNRSGAWPLSARPLGFARNSLLTPAVANLDFRIKRDIMVPEHGHVSVMVDFFNMLNRRNVYQLNPIFGSGATALAGFGGALGPQRPRENQFAVEWEF, encoded by the coding sequence ATGGATGCTCCGCCGCGGTTAATGTCCGGCGGTTCAGACGAGATCGCCAGAAAGACTGCGAAGGAGGTCAACATGCGCATGATTGGCAGGGGCCTGCTGGAGATGGGTCTTACGTCCTTTGTGGTGTTGCTCCTTGCTGTGGCAGTTGGGGCACAGAACTCTCGGATCGGAGGGGCGATTAACGGGACGGTGAGTGACGTTTCCGGCGCGCGAATCGTCGGCGCCGAGGTCGAGTTGCGAGGGGGTGACACGAACCAGGTGCGCAACCTGGTAACCAATGAAAAAGGGGTCTTCTTTGCACCCGACCTTCGAATCGGCACCTACGAGGTGCGCTGCACGCATGAAGGCTTCGCGCCGTACGTGCATGTGGGCGTCGTCCTGGACCTGGGAGCGACGGCTACTCTCGACATCGTTCTCCGACCCGCGTCAGCGATCTCGCAGGTGACGGTTTCCGAACAGCCTCCCATGGTCGGCGCTTCGCAGACGTCCGTGTCCTATAACATGGATTATGAGGGTGTGGAAGAGACTCCGTTACGAACGCGCGACTACCTGGACTTTACTTTGCTCTCGGCGGGAGTCTCCAGTTCCAATGAGTCGCGCCTCACCGTCGCGCATACGCCGCTTGGCGACAGCGGGTTCACGTTCGGCGGGTTGCGCGCCCGCAGCAACACGCTTTCCATCGACGGACTCGATAACAATGACGAGTACGCGGGCGCCAGCCGAACCGCGCTTTCGATTGAGGTTGTTAGTGAGTTCCAGGTGGTCAACAACGGTATGTCGGCCGAGTTTGGCGGGGCAGCGGGCGGCGCCATCAACATCGTCTCCAAGTCCGGCACCAACTTCGTACACGGCGACGTTTTCATGTTCGCGCAAAACGGGGTTTTCAACGCGGCGCCATTCGTTGGAAGCATAAAGCCCGATTCAGGCCGATACCGCGGCGGGATGTCCGTCGGCGGGCCGATCGTGAAGGACCGCACCTTCTTCTCGACTGCGTTCGAGTTGGAGTCGAGCAATATTCAGATGAACAATACCGTCGATCCTACTCTCGCGGCATCGCTGAACACGTTGCTAAAAACCGGCGCCTTCCCCCGCCTGCCGGTCCGCAACATCAACCCCGGGTACGTGCCGACCAGCGGTGGGGAGACCGAAGCTTCCGGCAAGGTAGACCACCTGATCAACGCGCACAATTCGCTCTGGTTGCGCTACGCGTTTCGCAACCGGCGCGAGGCGAGCAACAGCTTTAACGCCGGGGGGTTGGCGGACCCCAGTTCCTGGGGCAGCAGCTTTGTTGCCGATCACGATGTGGCCGGCTCGCTCGTCAGCACGCTGGGGACGCGTTCAGTCAGCGATCTGCGTTTCCAGTTGTCGACGCGCAGGGCCGTTCTGCGGACCGCCACCGTCACCGGGCCGGAAATCGACCTCGCCGGCCTCGTTCAGTTTGGACGGACATACGAAGGCAACGGCGATCGACGCGAAAACCACTATCAAGGAAGTTACTCCTTCAGCACTACGCGCGGGCAGCACCTTCTTAAGGTTGGCGCTACCATCAACCGCGTGAGCCTGCAGGCGACGGTGCCGGACGGATTCGGCGGCGTCTACCTGTTCGACACGTTGAACGACTTTTTCGCCGGCCGCCCCGATTCGTTTCGGCAGGCCTTCGGCAATCCGCGATTCGACATCGCCGTCACCAGCGTCGGAACATTCGTGCAGGACCATTTGGCGTTGAGCCATGGATTCACCGCGGACTTTGGCGTTCGTTACGATTTTGAGCACCTACCCCAGTCCTTCAATCAGAGCACGCATAATTTCAGCCCCAGAATCGGCGTGGCTTACAGCCCTGTCCCGCACTGGGTCTTCCGCGCCGGATATGGAATCTTTTTCGACCGATACGTGCTGGCCTATCTCGGCCGCGCCATCGACAAAGACGGCCGAACCGCCTATGACCAGGTGGCGTACGGCAACGTGGCGGCCAACCTCTTTCAAGGTGCGTCAGGCGGGAGCCTGCTAGGCCCGGCGGCGGGAATAGCGCCGTCCATCTTTCGCGCTGATCCCCACATGCCGACCAGCTACAGCCAGCAGTCGAGTCTCGGCGTCCAACACGAAATCTCAAAGTACGCCTCGGTTGACGCCAACTACCTGTTCATACGCGGGGTCAAGCTTTCCCGAACCCGCAACGTCAATCTCTTGCCACCTGTACAACTGACCCTGCTGAACGCGGCGAGTCTTGGCATTCCTAATCCCACTCCCCAGCAGATCGGCCAACTGGTATTCCCTACCGGCCGGCTCGATCCATCGTTGAACAACATCTATCAACTGGAAGACGCCGCTGGTTCGACGTATCACGGCCTTACGGTGTCGTTCAATCGGAAGCTTACGGAACTAAACTTCTCTGCCAGCTACACGTTTTCAAAAACGCTCGACGATGCGTCGGATTTCGATGAACAGCCGCAGAATCCATTCGCGACCCGCGCCGAGAAAGCGCCTTCACGCAACTACCAGGAGCATCGCTTTACATTGAGCGCGCTATGGGAGGCCCCCAGTGAGGCGAAGGGATGGGTGAAGGTGTTAAAACACGTAGCGGTTGCACCCATCCTTACGATCGGGAGCGGCCGGCCTGTGGATGCACTGACCGGTCTGGATTCCAACCGTAGCGGCGCCTGGCCGCTTTCGGCTCGCCCCTTGGGTTTTGCTCGGAATTCTCTATTGACTCCTGCCGTGGCGAACCTCGATTTCCGAATCAAAAGGGACATTATGGTCCCGGAGCATGGGCATGTGAGCGTTATGGTGGACTTCTTCAACATGTTGAACCGGAGAAATGTTTATCAACTCAATCCCATCTTCGGCTCCGGTGCGACTGCACTTGCCGGATTCGGCGGTGCACTCGGACCTCAAAGACCACGGGAAAACCAGTTCGCGGTGGAATGGGAGTTCTGA
- a CDS encoding putative porin → MKRAKHLLLLLLLLPISLAATENPADPQATPPKKPARRLSTASSRTKSAPVTITAEQLKVLQDALAAQDQRIQHLEQQLQQRDQAWQQVQSQLQRTEATATEAETKLSEVRSSSSLQQESYRKLQGDIADFKNNVTALTANAKEEQKRAALLQNLLGRARLFGDLRVQNVDYFLAGQNPRVRERIRVHFGMEGQLGQDFTAGVSIATGKLTDATSGNSDLSPFFERKTVGWHLGYLTYNPQDHKWLTLTGGKFAFNWQKTSQTFDNDISPEGFSEKFSFDLKDKYLKNVTFNGIQLFFYENSAVSFGTSGVDSYATGGQVLLKLQPHKRWTITPSYMALNWHNQGILLNAPAYSGAEPVSGTTSIVCNPVTALNTNPSCSFATVPYAPSGMTNAYKVVSVAANGNVTRAFLSKFLYSDLILDNTIDTGLKRWPWRVMLEYEDNIRAASNNSHIYQVETSFGQTKNQNDVQIGYTFLRQEQDSALAAFVEDDQRLPTNILEHSLYARWVVRPKVLLNYRLYVGRVLNSSLFAPVAMPGSAKTDALQPGLLAPGVAPGQLDHYRKRMQFDVIYTF, encoded by the coding sequence ATGAAACGAGCAAAACACCTGCTGCTCCTGTTGCTTTTGCTACCGATCAGCCTGGCTGCGACTGAGAATCCGGCCGATCCGCAAGCGACGCCGCCGAAAAAACCCGCGCGGCGCTTGTCCACTGCTTCGTCACGAACGAAAAGCGCGCCGGTTACGATTACGGCCGAACAACTCAAGGTTCTCCAGGACGCCTTAGCCGCCCAGGACCAAAGAATTCAACACCTCGAACAGCAACTTCAGCAGCGCGATCAGGCGTGGCAGCAGGTCCAATCGCAGCTGCAAAGGACCGAGGCGACCGCCACGGAGGCGGAGACCAAGCTCTCGGAAGTCCGGTCCTCATCGAGCCTGCAGCAGGAAAGTTACAGGAAGCTGCAGGGCGATATCGCCGACTTCAAAAATAATGTGACTGCCCTCACCGCCAACGCGAAGGAGGAGCAAAAGCGCGCGGCTTTGCTGCAGAACCTGCTTGGCAGGGCACGCCTGTTTGGCGACCTCCGCGTGCAGAATGTGGACTACTTCCTTGCCGGCCAGAATCCGCGAGTGCGGGAGCGCATCCGCGTCCACTTCGGAATGGAAGGCCAACTGGGCCAGGATTTCACTGCCGGCGTATCCATCGCCACCGGCAAGCTCACCGACGCGACCAGTGGCAACTCCGATCTGTCCCCTTTCTTTGAGCGGAAAACGGTGGGCTGGCATCTTGGGTATCTTACTTACAATCCCCAGGACCATAAGTGGCTCACTCTTACCGGCGGCAAATTCGCCTTCAATTGGCAGAAAACATCTCAGACCTTCGACAACGACATCAGCCCCGAAGGCTTCAGTGAAAAGTTTTCCTTCGATCTCAAGGACAAATACCTAAAGAACGTGACCTTCAACGGTATCCAGTTGTTCTTCTACGAAAATTCCGCCGTCAGCTTCGGCACTAGCGGGGTCGACTCATACGCCACCGGCGGACAAGTGCTGCTCAAGCTGCAGCCGCATAAGCGCTGGACCATTACTCCCTCCTACATGGCACTGAATTGGCACAACCAGGGCATCCTGCTGAACGCGCCGGCGTATTCCGGCGCAGAACCGGTTAGCGGCACAACCAGCATCGTCTGCAACCCGGTAACGGCGCTCAACACCAACCCTAGCTGCTCATTTGCCACCGTGCCGTACGCCCCCAGCGGGATGACAAATGCCTACAAAGTGGTCAGCGTCGCCGCCAACGGCAATGTGACACGAGCCTTTTTGTCGAAGTTCTTGTATAGCGACCTGATCCTGGACAACACCATTGACACGGGCCTGAAACGCTGGCCGTGGCGGGTGATGCTGGAATACGAGGACAACATCCGCGCCGCCAGCAACAACTCTCATATTTATCAGGTGGAGACAAGCTTCGGCCAGACGAAGAACCAGAACGATGTCCAGATCGGGTACACGTTCTTGCGCCAGGAGCAGGATTCCGCACTCGCGGCCTTCGTGGAAGACGACCAGCGCCTTCCGACAAACATTCTCGAGCACTCGTTGTATGCGCGGTGGGTGGTGCGGCCCAAGGTCTTGCTGAACTACAGGCTGTATGTCGGCCGTGTTCTCAACAGCTCCCTCTTTGCCCCGGTTGCAATGCCCGGCAGCGCCAAGACCGACGCATTGCAGCCCGGATTACTTGCACCGGGAGTGGCTCCGGGCCAATTGGACCACTACCGCAAGCGGATGCAGTTTGACGTTATTTACACCTTCTAG
- a CDS encoding heavy metal response regulator transcription factor, giving the protein MRILVVEDENKTAAYVRKGLTESGFVVDVAEDGTAGLEFARASDYDLIVLDIMLPGKDGWSVLAELRRSGKETPVLFLTARDAVEDRVRGLHEGADDYLVKPFAFAELLERVRTLLRRSPVRQPETLRIGDLEIDSSRHRATRAGKRLDLTPKEFALLSLLARRKGEVLTRTLIAGQVWDMNFDSHTNVVEVHMRRLRAKVDDPFESKLIRTVRGVGYVLEEGQ; this is encoded by the coding sequence GTGAGAATCTTGGTAGTAGAGGATGAGAACAAGACGGCCGCTTATGTCCGGAAAGGCCTCACCGAGAGCGGTTTTGTCGTGGACGTCGCCGAAGACGGCACGGCTGGCCTCGAGTTTGCCCGAGCCAGCGATTACGATCTGATTGTCCTCGACATCATGCTCCCTGGCAAAGACGGGTGGTCGGTGCTTGCCGAGTTGCGCCGCAGCGGCAAAGAAACTCCCGTCTTGTTCCTGACGGCGCGTGATGCCGTCGAGGACCGAGTCAGAGGATTGCATGAGGGAGCGGATGATTACCTGGTAAAACCGTTTGCGTTTGCCGAGCTGCTGGAGCGCGTGCGAACCCTGTTGCGCCGCAGTCCCGTCCGTCAACCCGAAACGCTGCGCATTGGCGATCTCGAAATAGACTCTTCCCGACACCGAGCCACGCGTGCCGGCAAACGTCTCGATCTAACGCCGAAGGAGTTCGCGCTGTTGTCACTCCTGGCGCGCCGCAAAGGGGAAGTACTGACCCGGACGCTCATTGCCGGGCAAGTTTGGGACATGAATTTCGACAGTCACACCAACGTAGTCGAGGTGCACATGCGCCGCCTTCGCGCCAAGGTAGACGACCCGTTCGAGAGCAAGTTGATCCGCACCGTGCGAGGCGTAGGGTATGTCCTCGAAGAAGGTCAGTAG
- a CDS encoding heavy metal sensor histidine kinase, translating into MSSKKVSSRSWSLATRLTTWYTVASLLLAVFTMGSLYWWLAAYLTQREDRVLIERVQVLRAILRDRPQAILELRQEVDLNSPIHRRDDVQVYVRLLDEHGQPSLTTEGMDALLPPRAFTLVVPVDSQPSHVTDVQSLEGTSYRALAARASVGGSGEKTWLVQAARDREHHKLLLANYRRGLLMMLAITVIACPLVAYFLARRGLQPVREISDTARHIGSATLSARIEAAGYPVELGTLADTFNAMLDRLEDSFRRISQFSADIAHELRTPIHNLRGEAEVTLSRARSIDEYKEALTSCLEETVRLSDLIGRLLFLARAENPGTQLEREQVNLTEELAAVREYYANAASEAGVALSTAAGGDVVVAVDRGLLRGAIANLVANSLTHTPPGGSITLAAQVDDGHARIEVCDTGTGIPTQDLPRVFDRFYRADRSRSSQPGNMGLGLAIVKGIVTLHGGQTAIESEVGKGTRVTLTFPMSARPQDRESRRAGPSDMMDHGRVVPIPNMTKK; encoded by the coding sequence ATGTCCTCGAAGAAGGTCAGTAGCCGCTCGTGGTCCCTGGCCACGCGTCTGACCACCTGGTACACGGTGGCTTCCTTGCTTCTCGCCGTGTTCACGATGGGGAGCCTCTACTGGTGGCTCGCTGCCTACCTCACCCAAAGAGAGGACCGGGTGCTGATCGAAAGGGTCCAGGTCTTGCGAGCCATCTTGCGTGACCGGCCGCAAGCGATCCTCGAGTTAAGACAAGAAGTGGACTTGAATTCGCCAATCCACCGCCGCGATGATGTACAGGTCTACGTGCGGTTGCTGGACGAACACGGACAGCCAAGCCTGACCACGGAGGGAATGGATGCTTTGCTCCCACCTCGGGCTTTCACACTTGTTGTCCCGGTAGACTCCCAGCCCAGCCATGTTACTGACGTCCAGTCACTCGAAGGCACATCCTATCGAGCGCTCGCGGCACGGGCCTCGGTGGGAGGATCCGGAGAGAAGACCTGGTTAGTGCAAGCGGCCAGGGACAGAGAGCATCACAAGTTGCTTCTGGCGAACTATCGGCGGGGGCTGCTGATGATGCTGGCGATCACGGTCATCGCTTGCCCTCTGGTCGCATATTTCCTGGCACGACGTGGTCTTCAACCGGTGCGCGAGATCAGTGATACGGCGCGACACATCGGGTCCGCGACCCTCTCTGCGCGCATCGAAGCCGCTGGGTATCCTGTCGAGTTGGGCACCCTGGCCGATACCTTCAATGCCATGCTCGACCGTCTCGAAGATTCCTTCCGCAGGATCTCTCAGTTTTCCGCCGACATCGCGCATGAACTTCGCACGCCCATCCACAACCTGCGCGGTGAAGCCGAAGTTACCCTGAGCCGAGCCCGATCGATCGACGAATACAAGGAGGCGTTGACGTCATGTCTTGAAGAGACGGTTCGGCTATCAGATCTCATTGGGAGATTGTTGTTTCTGGCCCGAGCCGAAAATCCAGGAACGCAGCTGGAGCGAGAACAAGTAAACCTCACCGAGGAACTTGCCGCCGTGCGCGAATACTATGCGAATGCCGCCTCCGAAGCGGGAGTTGCGCTTTCCACCGCCGCAGGTGGCGACGTCGTGGTCGCCGTTGACCGGGGCCTCCTACGAGGGGCGATCGCAAACCTCGTCGCGAATTCCCTCACCCATACCCCGCCCGGCGGCAGCATAACGCTGGCGGCGCAAGTGGACGACGGCCATGCTCGGATCGAGGTATGCGACACTGGCACCGGCATTCCCACTCAGGATTTGCCGCGAGTGTTTGACCGCTTCTATCGAGCCGACCGGTCTCGTTCCTCGCAGCCTGGTAACATGGGTCTGGGGTTGGCAATCGTCAAAGGAATCGTTACGCTCCATGGAGGCCAAACCGCGATCGAGAGTGAAGTGGGCAAGGGCACTAGAGTCACACTCACATTCCCCATGTCAGCCCGACCTCAGGATCGAGAATCGCGCCGCGCCGGCCCCAGCGACATGATGGATCATGGGCGGGTTGTCCCGATCCCTAACATGACGAAAAAGTAA
- a CDS encoding PmoA family protein: MKTNIAAAHHPVSSFRSMRSWTTLLFLLTFLSAPLVAQVHFERKPDRVDVQINGKPFTTLHYGKDVGKPYLHPLISASGKAVTRGFPHDPLPGDSVDRPHLRGVIVGVEKLSAPSGGVQDFWENDPAPFYRKRIKGNIVLQEVNTADGADHGTLSMVAHWFSKQGQLWIIERRTMTFYTKPADSRMFDIDLQLEAANEDVTFLDDKDAILGIRLGLPFDTHYDGRLVNAIGGINEAGARGQRAPWVDWVGDVQGEKIGVAVFDHPSNRNYPNRWHIRDFAQINVGPFGGKVFQEYASSDNKVYRDDWTLTLKRGEKLNLKYRILIHPAEGPAAGDLLSDMEKLLDLTYRPLVDQRVYDCFNQWRTQK; this comes from the coding sequence ATGAAAACCAACATCGCAGCAGCTCACCATCCTGTTTCGTCGTTCAGGTCCATGAGGTCCTGGACAACGCTGCTATTTCTTCTGACGTTCCTTTCAGCTCCGCTGGTCGCGCAGGTGCACTTCGAGCGCAAGCCTGATCGGGTCGACGTCCAGATCAACGGAAAGCCGTTCACGACCCTTCATTACGGAAAGGACGTGGGCAAGCCATATCTACATCCACTGATCAGTGCCTCGGGAAAGGCTGTCACGCGTGGATTTCCCCACGATCCGCTACCTGGGGATTCCGTCGACCGTCCCCACCTGCGTGGAGTGATCGTTGGTGTCGAAAAGCTGAGCGCTCCCTCCGGTGGCGTGCAGGATTTCTGGGAAAACGATCCCGCCCCTTTTTATAGGAAGCGTATCAAGGGCAACATCGTGCTCCAAGAGGTCAACACCGCCGATGGCGCCGATCATGGGACGCTCTCGATGGTGGCACACTGGTTCAGCAAGCAGGGACAGTTGTGGATTATCGAGCGGCGAACGATGACTTTCTACACCAAGCCGGCTGACAGCCGGATGTTCGACATTGACCTCCAATTGGAAGCGGCCAATGAGGACGTTACATTCCTGGATGACAAAGATGCCATCCTGGGGATTCGCCTGGGCCTGCCCTTCGACACGCACTACGATGGGCGGCTGGTCAACGCGATCGGTGGCATCAACGAGGCAGGCGCTCGCGGACAACGCGCACCGTGGGTCGATTGGGTTGGCGATGTGCAAGGCGAGAAGATCGGTGTGGCAGTGTTCGACCATCCTTCCAACCGGAACTACCCCAATCGCTGGCACATCAGGGACTTCGCACAGATTAATGTGGGTCCTTTTGGAGGCAAGGTTTTCCAGGAGTACGCCTCCTCGGACAACAAGGTTTATCGGGACGATTGGACATTGACGCTCAAGCGCGGGGAAAAGCTCAATTTGAAGTACCGAATTCTGATCCATCCGGCAGAGGGGCCGGCAGCCGGTGACCTCCTTTCTGACATGGAGAAGCTGCTGGATCTTACCTACCGGCCATTGGTGGACCAGAGGGTGTACGACTGCTTCAACCAGTGGAGAACTCAGAAGTAG
- a CDS encoding Ldh family oxidoreductase, with protein MQGTASHDVLLRFCSACFVKLGMPSEDAALTADNLVFASLRGVDSHGVMRMKIYADRMRARGTDPRARPRVLSESAVHVLLDGGDGVGQVATAEAMRRVIAKARDSGLAVGGVRNSNHFGAAAYFAMMALEHGMIGLTLSNGTPIMAPSGGRQARVGNNPFAVAVPAGHHPPLVLDMATGAVAKGKIYVAQQEGKKIPLTWALDENGVPTDDPAAAARGLIQPMAGYKGYGLSLLMDILSGVLMGGNFGMLVGKMYGDVGIPTGTAHTCAALRVDHFLPEAEFRSHVDGLIDQMHSCPRVAGVERIYVPGEIEVEIEKERRARGIPLSSALAEELRALGADLGVEPPC; from the coding sequence ATGCAAGGGACCGCATCGCACGATGTTCTACTTCGTTTCTGCAGCGCCTGCTTCGTCAAGTTGGGGATGCCATCCGAGGACGCCGCGTTGACCGCGGACAACCTCGTCTTCGCCAGCTTGCGCGGCGTCGACTCCCACGGGGTGATGCGCATGAAGATCTACGCGGATCGCATGCGCGCCCGCGGCACTGACCCCCGTGCCCGCCCCCGTGTGCTGAGCGAGAGCGCTGTCCATGTGCTGCTCGATGGCGGAGATGGCGTGGGCCAGGTAGCCACTGCCGAAGCCATGCGCCGGGTAATCGCCAAGGCGCGCGACTCCGGCTTGGCCGTGGGCGGCGTGCGCAACAGCAACCACTTTGGCGCCGCCGCCTACTTCGCCATGATGGCCCTTGAACACGGCATGATCGGCCTGACCTTGAGCAACGGCACGCCGATCATGGCCCCGAGTGGAGGCCGTCAAGCCCGCGTGGGCAACAATCCGTTCGCCGTCGCCGTGCCCGCCGGCCATCATCCGCCACTCGTGTTGGACATGGCCACAGGCGCCGTGGCCAAGGGCAAGATCTATGTGGCGCAGCAGGAAGGCAAGAAGATTCCTCTCACCTGGGCGCTCGACGAAAATGGCGTCCCCACCGACGACCCGGCGGCGGCCGCGCGCGGCCTGATCCAGCCGATGGCCGGGTACAAGGGGTATGGGCTCAGCCTGCTCATGGACATCCTGAGTGGGGTACTGATGGGCGGCAATTTCGGGATGCTGGTCGGCAAGATGTATGGCGACGTAGGCATTCCGACCGGGACCGCGCACACTTGCGCGGCACTCCGTGTGGACCACTTCCTGCCGGAAGCTGAGTTCCGCAGCCACGTGGATGGGCTGATTGACCAGATGCACTCCTGTCCGCGGGTCGCGGGTGTCGAACGAATCTACGTGCCGGGAGAAATCGAGGTGGAGATAGAAAAAGAACGCCGGGCGCGCGGCATCCCGCTTTCCTCCGCCTTGGCAGAAGAACTGCGCGCTCTGGGCGCGGATCTGGGTGTGGAGCCGCCATGTTGA
- a CDS encoding antibiotic biosynthesis monooxygenase: MIVLVVHYTVRPGTEGQAVGYIRKMQEHTRREPGCRLYFGHQATENRRRFLFYEQYDSHTALEAHRTAPYFEQYITNGLAKLAETINRELFEPVG; the protein is encoded by the coding sequence ATGATCGTTCTCGTCGTCCATTACACAGTTCGCCCCGGCACTGAGGGCCAAGCCGTCGGATACATCCGCAAGATGCAGGAGCACACCCGCCGCGAGCCCGGCTGCCGCCTCTATTTCGGGCATCAGGCGACCGAAAACCGGCGGCGCTTCCTTTTCTACGAACAATACGACAGCCATACTGCTCTTGAAGCCCACCGCACTGCTCCCTACTTCGAGCAGTACATCACCAACGGCCTGGCCAAGCTGGCCGAGACCATCAACCGCGAGTTGTTCGAGCCTGTCGGATAA